From the Drosophila simulans strain w501 chromosome 2L, Prin_Dsim_3.1, whole genome shotgun sequence genome, the window CGCTCCACTGGACCGTattggaatttaaattgcacCGCCACCGAAATCGAGCTACGGAGCACCTGCTCTGCGATTTTCGAGCGGCTGGGATCGGTGCCAGTTGCTCATACGACACGGTGGCCGGTCGAACTGGTGGGCTCCAGCTAGCTCCCAGCCTCAGTCAAATCGAGTCAAAAAGTTAATTACAGTCAATGCGGCAAACGATTTTCATGCACTCTTGACACCGCCCGGTACGTGACAATATGAGAGGCAGCCTTTCCGCGACGCAGAGTTTGCCACAGTTGggtcaaaaaaataaacaaaaaaaactggtGGGGCAAAGGCTAAATTGAGGCTAAGCTGTAGCTGCCTCATTACACTCAGAAATATGCACTAACAGCTAGTGTATGGCCAGGATTGAAACATGAACACATTTTATGTGGCCCGTTAATTACTGCAATTCAAGATCAAAATTATTGGCCatttaaaattgttgaatCTGTTAATTTGCTTTGACGACcaccaaattatttattttagtgcAGTTCATCGATAGAGCGCTCCCATCAGCTCAATCTGCACTTGGCTGCCCCAaatcccagatcccagatccaGGAATTTCGTTTGCTTGGTACTTACGCAAATGCTCAGATTGAACTGCCAGTCTGCCGTCTGCAGTCTACCCGTTTCTCATTAAAACTTTCTTTGCTGTCTGCTCCACAATTACCCGAACGACTTCATCTGCTCGATCCACGGATCCATCCGCGGGTAATGACAGACCCGGCAAAAATCTGGCAAAACCAATAGGAAATCATCGGCCATCGGTCAGTGGGTTAATTTCGGCCCACCAAAAATACTGAAATGAATTGGAGAATCCCCGAAGATGGCCTGCAATTAATCATAGATCGAGGCTTATTCGCTATCCAGCGAAAGTAATTTGTAGCCGACAAGAGACCCTGCAGATCGCTTGTAGTTCCGATTATCGCACAGCCCACCAGGTGGTCTTCCCACCATGGACACTTTCACATGTCGCAGAGCTTGCGCAGATGGAGAGAAAGGTTGCGAGAGGTAGAAGAGTCGTCGAACATGCAAATGCCTCATCAATCAGCTCCTCCGCCCTTCCCCTTCAAATCGGTGACGGGCTTTTGACACAAAACCCGGCTACTGTGCTACCGCTTGCACATGGCAATCAACGCGTCAAGCGGCCAGGAAACGGATCCCGATTCCGTCCCCAGTTCCAATCCCCGTCTGcgacacacagaaaaaagtTATACCTACTGAATTAAATGTGACATTACTTTATACGTATACAATGCAAATGATTGGTTGATTGGTTGATAGTTGCTCATATAAATCATTGGATTTGGCATTGGAATTAGATGGAAACCTAAACATTCATTCTTAATTGCAATTCATCGTGCGAAAGTAATGCCTTCTTGCGCGCTGTGCACCCAACATTTTCATCccatctccatttccatctccGCCTCAAActccccatttccatttccatttgccgtTTGGCTTGCAGCAAAATGTGTGAATTTCTTTGGTTTGCAGTAGGCAGCACACAATTTTTGACAGCTGCCTTCGAAATGGGAACGGTCAGCCGAGGAGAATGCATCCATCCTCCGGTGCAGAACAGTCGCACCGCAGTTCTGGGAAATCTGCACACGCTGGTCTTGTTTGTGGGTCAGCCTCAGCCCATGGAGGCGAATAGAACTGCAAATGGGCAGACTCCACCCAGAACGTCGGGGCTTATTAGCTGCACGCTAATTTATTCCGGCAAACAGAAGGCACGGCTTCTGTTGTCGAAGATTTCAGAGCCGCAGATCGCAGACGGGCAGGCGCCAGACAAATGAATGTTGTGAAATCTGGCGATTGCCTGGAAACTTTTCCGCAAAgagataaaagaaaaaagtgcTCAAGGAAAAGCAATATAAATAGAGAAGAATGGCTTGTTACATAAAACGAGAAGCTTATATTGGCAAAAAGATAATAGAAACCGAATATGGATTTGAATGTGGAGTAGGCCCTGATCCAGAGCCCAGTACGTCAGTATCGAGTCAACAACCTACATATTAGTTGCACTCACTTCGTATCTGAGATCGAACGAAAAAATATTAGAACCAAAagtttttgaagttttttttattatagttTCAACATTAAGTGCAAAATGTTTCGGTCGTGTGTGCCCAAGGCGATTACCTCTAGTCGCTGTTTCGCGCGGATGTACTCGAAGGACGTGCGCTTTGGCACCGGAGTGCGGTCACTGATGATCCGCGGCGTTGATGTTCTGGCGGATGCCGTTGCTGTGACCATGGGGCCCAAGGGTCGCAGTGTGATCGTGGAGCGACCCTGGACCTCGCCGAAGATCACCAAGGACGGCTTCACGGTCGCGCGCTCGATTGCCCTGAAGGACCAGCACATGAATCTGGGCGCCAAGTTGGTCCAGGATGTGGCCGATAATACGAATGAGTCGGCGGGTGACGGCACCACCACAGCAACCGTTTTGGCTCGAGCGATTGCCAAGGAAGGATTCAATCAGATCACCATGGGGGCTAATCCCGTGGAGATTCGCCGGGGTGTCATGTTAGCTGTTGACGTCGTTAAGGACAAGCTGAAGGAAATGTCCAAGGCCGTGGACACGCGTGAGGAGATCCAACAAGTAGCCACACTCTCCGCGAACGGAGATACTGAAATTGGGCGACTCATTGGTGAGGCCACCGATAAGGTGGGTTCAAGAGGAACTATTACTGTAAAGGATGGCAAGCGCCTGAAGGACGAGCTAAATATTATCCAGGGCCTGCGCTTTGACAACGGCTATGTGTCGCCCTTCTTCGTAAACAGCGCCAAGGGGTCCAAGGTGGAGTTTGCCAACGCCTTTGTAATGATATCCCTGAAGAAGATCACTGGACTCTCGCAAATAGTAAAAGGTCTGGAGCAGTCCATGAGGCAGCGTCGTCCCCTAATCATCATAGCCGAGGACATCAGCGGTGAAGCCCTAAATGCTTTGGTCCTGAACAAGCTGAGGTTGGGCCTCCAGGTGTGCGCCGTCAAGTCGCCCAGCTATGGACACCACCGCAAGGAGCTTATAGGCGATATATCCGCTGCCACGGGAGCAACTATTTTCGGCGATGACATCAACTACTCCAAAATTGAGGAGGCTAAGCTGGGGGATCTGGGTCAGGTTGGCGAAGCTGTGATTACCAAGGACAGCACCATGCTCCTGCAGGGCAAGCCCAAGACAGGACTTTTGGAAATGCGCATCCAGCAAATTCAAGATGAACTGGCGGAAAAGCAAATCAAGCCGGAGCAGCGGGATCGTCTGCGCCAACGCCTCTCCGCCCTCACAAAGGGCGTGGCGGTGCTGCACATTGG encodes:
- the LOC6730488 gene encoding 60 kDa heat shock protein homolog 1, mitochondrial, translating into MFRSCVPKAITSSRCFARMYSKDVRFGTGVRSLMIRGVDVLADAVAVTMGPKGRSVIVERPWTSPKITKDGFTVARSIALKDQHMNLGAKLVQDVADNTNESAGDGTTTATVLARAIAKEGFNQITMGANPVEIRRGVMLAVDVVKDKLKEMSKAVDTREEIQQVATLSANGDTEIGRLIGEATDKVGSRGTITVKDGKRLKDELNIIQGLRFDNGYVSPFFVNSAKGSKVEFANAFVMISLKKITGLSQIVKGLEQSMRQRRPLIIIAEDISGEALNALVLNKLRLGLQVCAVKSPSYGHHRKELIGDISAATGATIFGDDINYSKIEEAKLGDLGQVGEAVITKDSTMLLQGKPKTGLLEMRIQQIQDELAEKQIKPEQRDRLRQRLSALTKGVAVLHIGGGSEVEVNEKKDRVVDALNATRAAIEEGIVPGGGTAFLRCIPYLQELKMESEDLQKGVNIVCNALRMPCQTIAQNAGVDGPMVVAKVLNGSGDFGYDAMCDEYCQLVEKGIIDPTKVLRTAITDAAGVASLLSTTEVVITDSRNDDLLSKLAGAGGGMDDGLDMNMGGLEELAALSGLGGMGGMGGMGGMGGMGGMGGMGGGFGGMGAGGGMSASASNEGPTAEEMNEMVKAIPGMEQVEVRDIDSGMM